One Coffea eugenioides isolate CCC68of chromosome 2, Ceug_1.0, whole genome shotgun sequence genomic window, aaagaaaatctaagaagctactaaaaattaaataacaatctactaaaatcaaatgagtgataattaagaatctagccaagaaataacttcagcaatggttcacctaattgatcatcgatgcaaagctaattccaattatttactaataaataggttataactgtcaaacaagcgatgacagtcaatcTCTCCTTACTGTGTcagtgattaaggtacgcccgttaatcactgcccTAATTggaaaataatcctaggtatgtctgtaagatttaattctccaattgccttacgtttagaggagccctattctaaccaaataacacactaccagggttattttagattagcccgcgtattttCCTGACACAAAGCCAATCATGTCAGTTGTCACTATatcaaggcaattaaacaattacggatttaatgatCTAATTGATaatagattaccaaattaactaattatctggatccaagacaACCGATTAATTAAAAAACCATAAGTACTGAAATTaaagaatatgcgaataccaataaataaaagaaaagataaaattaaatcgatctcataaTTTTTAGGTAAATCAAAActtccgttgttccttgactagacaaAGGGATTTAACTCATCCCTTGTCTACTCCTACGGAAGAGCAACTAAAGAcgaaaagaaaagtcaaaggctAAGCTGCCCTCCTCTGACATGCGTaggaaagaaaaatataaaaaagagaTCCCAGCAAAAAGTTAAAGAAAACAACTCTTAGTTGCTCCTGCCATGCGCAGGAGGAGTCCTACTCAAAAGCATCCGTTTCCATTCCTATCTAATTGCAATCCTCTCTAATGCCTAACTATTGTGCGGCGGCCCCCACCAGCAAAAAGGAAGCCTTGCCTTCATCCATGCCTTTGCAGTAATTACTAAAATGGGGATAAGTTTCCCTTTTCCAAAAATACCCCTGGGATAAGTTCTATTATTTGGATTCCTCTTCTGTCAAATCggcacttgttatcatattttcgttctacttcctgaaataaatgcaaaatactaaaagtgagtagaatccaacaattaatccacatcgagtcaggtaatagggaaaattatcacacttttctattttctctctttcttttcttcttttgagaatagcaaaagacttagtctctagccattagagccttttgacgcgaactccaacatttgtcaGATGAAGGAGCCCTGTTACTCAACTCCTATCGCTaggtgaccacgtactcatagaaatCACTATCtcttgacgcgagaatcgacacttttggtgaaaatccctggttactcagtagtaacaactAGAGGAGTACAGTCACTCTTATTAACAACCAAATaacacaaaaactcaatataacacaaaaaccaaaagaaaatttgcatcaactaccctcattttcaaacatggagaactaaggttaataaccggaccaattcacatgaaaaatgccaacaatcattccccaTACCTaaaaaagttaaccaaaaattagaaaagtcaagCAATACCAGAGGAGGATCGTGGCTTCACCATGGGTGGCAGTTATCACTCCAAACAACAAGAGACTACAGGTGCCAACAAATAATGGAAGCAGGCAATTCAAAGcaataacaaataaaaagcCAGCTCAATGAACAAAATGCACAATTCAATCACCCACAGGTTATACAAATACTCCAACACATGTAGCAAATGCAATAGATAAGCACTTGTGGTCCCAATTCAGTCAGATGTAGAAACAAAGCAGTCCAAATGTGCAACAACTACTCCAAAGACTTGAGTAATTAAAATTGATGGGCAGATTACCCCAAGCAAATGAATTTGACACAACTGATCACCAAAAAGCAAAGGAAGGGGCACAGTAGCCCCCCAATTCAACAAACAGGCACAAAAAAATACCCAACTAACGGAACTTCAAGGGGCACAAGACAGAAACTAACAAAACAGAACTCAAGTGATATCCACAGGGACCCCAACAGAGTAGTGAATTCAACCAATTTAAGCAAGTGAAACTCAACAAATGTCACCAAGTGGACAATCAATTACCCAATTCAAACGACCAAAATTAGCAATAGAGCCAAGCAACAGGCAATTCCAGCAACCACCATTTAGAATTCGAGAAACAATTCAAGTACTAAAACTCAAAAGTCAAATACGCAGTCAAGCACATAGGATTAAGAAATTTAAAGCAACACCGCAATCAGTACCTCTGGTGTACTCACAGGGAGGAGTTAAATCAAACGGACAACCCAAGAAACTGACGCCACTAAATTCCAGCAGAGGAGTCCTTTAGTGAGGCCAATAAGGAAACCCAGCAAAGGATATTCAAAACAGGCAGGTAATAGGCGTAATGGTACCTCCACCGTGGTGATAgagagaaggagagagagagacgtGACCGTGGGTGGAGTGTGGGTATGGCGAAGGCGGTGACTGGTGGTGCACAGGGGCTGTTGCAGAGAAGTGGGAGCGAGTTGGTGGCGGCGTGGGCAGGGGGCTGAGCTCAAAAGCAGCGTGGCTGTCTGGCTGCGGCTGTGCGCAGCGTGTGGCTGAGAGGCAGAGTGAGGGAAAAAGGAGGGGCAGCAGTGTAGCTAGAGCTACTGCAGTGGTGGGCACGATCGTGAGGTGGAGCTCGGGGCTGGACGGCGGCGGCGTTGGCGAAGTGAAGCTGGTGGCACGTGACCTGGTCTTGAGCGCGTGTCGTCGAGGTGGGTTGGACTGGAGGGGCGGCGTGCGAATCGAGGTGAGCTGACGGAGGTCCATGGCTGCGCAAGGCGGAGTGATGCGTTGGTGGTGTGAAGGAGGCGGATGGCGAGACACGACGGTTGCTAGGGATGTCGAGcgaagaagaaagcaaaaggggaaaagggaaagcagcggggaagaaggaagaaaggaaagaaagatagaaagaaagaaagaaaagaaggaaagaaagaagaaaagaagaaaaaaaagaaagagaaattttttttctttggttaaaaattTGTACTTTGAAAATCTAAGCTACGgtgaaacaaaaaattttttaaattaatttttatttattctttttttttgaaagtttttttgtttcattattattggcaaattttatttctaaaattcaAAAGTAGAGATTAACAGAAAATCAATAACCGTTCTTGAGCTTTTTGAATACTTACTTTTCCCGCGAACATGACGTGGGCATGTCATGAGGGCAAGGAATAAGGAGCTCTCCAGGTGACTTGAtacgggcacgtcatgagggtaAGAACCGTTCTGACCGTGAGTTCTCCATACGATTTGGCGCGGGCGCGTCAAGTCGGAGAGACACCTACGAAtcatcaaaaacgaaaattgaaaccataaatcagtcaaatccaaggaaaaacatatttaaactaacaaacaaaaaatgaacaaataactAAGAGAAATTGGGTtacctcccaatgagcgcctttctttaacgtctttagttagacattatcatgttttattCATGGAgaataaaatcttgtggctcgtcttaATGTTTCATCCtttatatagtcctgataatcctcgtaaatagaataatccttgagcacacgagttacgggcttccatggactagtaaatggcgccaaacaagtcaacaataatttccattctccattcactcccCCCTCACGTGCATTTATTGGTCCAAGATATCTTGCCATCGCTACCCTTAATTCATTCCTAtcattgaattcaaaattttctggtataataaagtcaattttaTTAACATGAATTGAAGAATAAGAGTCAAGAGAACATTGATTAAGGactggaggagatgtcaccgcatttggagattgttcactggattcattcacttggacGAGTTGATACTggggtctcatttcttgcacttcagcttccttttcaactgcatctttagatccgtttccttgaaactcttgcagttccatgtcatttgaccggataattgcactctcatcttcttcaAGGTTGATATTGGTTTGTGAGGGTAATTCTTCAAGGTTAGAAACTAATCGCGTTATTCTAGATGTCAATAAATGTATTTGATCTGCCATCCCGGATATCAATAGTTGCACTTGATTCGCcatcgcttgtgtctcctgctGAGTTCGATATGTATTAGCGGCTAGtaattcaatcatttcttcaagagacatacctgacacggatgatggttgttgagactcttcttgttgaaaattcattggcccggttgcataattaaaattgaaaatttttcaccatccttgatcatacctgtttgAATAaaggttataccacgtttgaaatcgaggtgaaaaatctcTAAAAGTATCTGTTGGAACACTTAGGTTATCTTGAAATACGAGGCATGTGTCGGTTGAATAAActgaggcaaaataagtttcacaatttgCAGCAGCCAATCGATTATTAGGAAAAACACGTGTCTCATAACCCCAATCAGGAataaagtccagtctatcatcaaaatacggaatgttagcagccataaactatataaaaaaataagagaaaaataaataaaaaataaaaacaagatgaactcaaaaagaaataaattaatttggcaccagtccccggcaacggcgccaaaaattgataggttgtctggcctgtgcaataataaaaacctgctcaactaaagttaatttttgtaaatagtgGTAAGCaaggtcgaatccacagggattgggtgtaactgtttcttttcaaattcacagtaacgagggggtgtttttgtgcagaaaatgacaaacaaagaaaatctaagaagcaactaaaaattaaataacaatctactaaaatcaaatgagtgataattaagaatctaaccaagaaataacttcagcaatggttcacctaattgatcatcaatGTAAAActaattccaattatttactaataaataggttataactgtcaaacaagcgatgacagtcaacccctccttactgtgtcggtgattaaggtacgcccgttaaccACTGCCCTAATTggaaaataatcctaggtacgcccgtaagatttaattctccAATCGCCTTACATTTAGAGgaccctattctaaccaaataacacactaccagagttattttagattagctcGCGTATTTCCCTGATACAAAGCCAATCATGTCAGTTGTCACTATATCaaggtaattaaacaattacggatttaatgctctaattgacaatagattaccaaattaactaattatctggatccaagacaAAATGAAGCTTTGTGTGGCAATGTTCCGAGTGGTAGAGCCTTTGTGAATTTAACATTAGAAGAAGTAAAGGGAAATGAAGCTTTGTGTGGCAATATTACAGGGTTACGAGCGTGTGAAagtttccctttgattagaaagcacGTCAAGGATAAAAGGAAGGAACTTGTTCTCATAATTGTAATACCTCTACTGGGATCTTTCATACTTCTAGGTGCATTCTCTGGCATTGTTATATTGCAtgatcaaataaaaaaatattcaagagcGGAAGACATAGAGGTGAAGAAGGGCGGATTATTTGCCATATGTGCTTTTGATGGCAAAGAATTGTATAAAGAAATCTTGAAGTCTACAGAAGAGTTCAGTGAAATATTTTCTATTGGGAAAGGAGGTTATGGAAGTGTTTACAGAGCACAGCTTCCATCAGGTGATGTAGTAGCTGTAAAGAGACTTCACAACATGCCTAATGTGGCAAAGGATAGACGTTTCTTGAATGAAATCAGGGCCTTGACAGAAATCAAGCATCGCAACATTGTGAAACTCTTTGGCTTCTGCTCAAATGCTCAGCATTCGATTTTGGTTTATGAATACTTTGAAAGAGGAAGCTTGGCCAAAATCTTGAGCATGGAAGAAGGAGCTAAGAAACTAGACTGGCAAAAGAGGTTGAAAATCATCCAAGGAGTCGCTCATGCTTTATCTTACATGCATCATGATTGTTCACCAGCAATTGTGCATCGGGACATAACAAGCAACAACATTTTGCTTGATCCAGAATACGAGGCTCACGTTTCAGATTTTGGCACTTCCAAGTGTCTGCAAAAAGACTTCTAATTGGAGTTCTCTTGTAGGCACATATGGATATGTTGCACCAGCTaataaagcttttttttttcctttcattaaCCGGTTAACTAGTAAATTCAAGTCTGATCACATATCatgaaaaattattttcctaCTTTCTCTTGCAGAATTTGCCTACACAATGAAAGTTAACGAAAAGTGTGACGTTTATAGCTTTGGGGTGCTAACAATGGAAGTAATCAAAGGAAAGCATCCTGCTGACTTGATTGCTCACCTAATGTCTTCAAAGCCTAAAGAGATAGAACTGAGAGACATGCTAGACAAAGACTTCTGTATCCCAATCGAGAAATTGAAAAGATTCTGATATCCATTCACAAACTAGCAAGAGAATGTCTACATGTTGACCTCAATGCAGGCCAACAATGCTCTTTATTTCCAGGTTGGCATGCTGATCATATATGTAGGCCATATGAATctcttttccatttcttttcttgttaaatCTTTAGATCCATCAAATATGTTGAACTTGGATGATGTTTTTGGTTTTTGCAGATATCTTGCCTCCTATTAAATACAGGCTGCACTGGCTCATTCCCCTACCCCCTTACATAGCACTACCAGGCATTAGCAGAAGATGATATGATGCAGAGAAAAATAAACTCTGCCTTGCCAATAGAGTTTATGGAATTGATACCAAAACTAGTATAGGGTTAAAATCGAGCGTTTGGAAATGTATGGTAAATTTGTCCTGAAAGTAACAATTCTATAGCATTTACTTCGGTCTTAGTAGTCTTCGTAAAAGGTTAATACTTACAGGATGCAATAGTTCACTGGCCTAGAGATGGGTTCTTTCCTTCCAAATTTTACGTGGCCAAATTGAGCCCTCCCCATTCCCCAGCAATTACAATAGTAGGGTGCAACTTACTGTTGTTTATGTTTCAATAcaacaaaatgagaaaatatTTAAGAAAACGAAGAGTCTTATGCACGACAAATGATCATAATTAAAGTTGAACGGCGTAAAGTTTTAGGTCTCGATCCAAGAAGTCGGCTTTTCCAATACAATATTATAGACCTTGATATTATGCTAAATCAGGCATGGGCTGGCATATATTCGAACCAGCGGCTAACCGTCAATGGATAAATAGGTTGCTAAAGGCATAGAACTTAGGGCATGTTTGATAAATTGAAGTATGAAAACTGAATCGTTAAGTTACTTACGCTAAAATATGAATATGTTAAGTTACTAAATCGTTAAGTATTAAGTCTAAtccatttgagtgtatatcacattatgTGATAACTTGGAATAAgttttatttagaaaatttaatatcacttaattaattaaaatactTTATTTTTGTTATCACACAcgtctgaatatgttaagatccgAACCATTAGTCAACTTTGTGTGTTCCAttggtttcctttttttttttctttctttcttttgcatcaATTTTGTGTATTCAAAATAGATTTCATTGAGAAAGGTTTGAACCGTTGAACATTTGGTAAAGCCATTTTTAATGACTAGATAGGTGCATGTGTGTTGCACTTGTAATTTTGCGGTCTTCATATTTGCCTTTTCTCTATAAATTTGGAATGTTTTGTTGTATATGGACATAAATAAAATTGAACTACAAACTGCTatcaattttttcttaattaaggAAATGTCTTGAAACATGCTGAAAACAATCACCAATATGAAACTAGTAATTAAATA contains:
- the LOC113763602 gene encoding MDIS1-interacting receptor like kinase 2-like, with amino-acid sequence MSVVTISRQNEALCGNVPSGRAFVNLTLEEVKGNEALCGNITGLRACESFPLIRKHVKDKRKELVLIIVIPLLGSFILLGAFSGIVILHDQIKKYSRAEDIEVKKGGLFAICAFDGKELYKEILKSTEEFSEIFSIGKGGYGSVYRAQLPSGDVVAVKRLHNMPNVAKDRRFLNEIRALTEIKHRNIVKLFGFCSNAQHSILVYEYFERGSLAKILSMEEGAKKLDWQKRLKIIQGVAHALSYMHHDCSPAIVHRDITSNNILLDPEYEAHVSDFGTSKCLQKDF